In a genomic window of Seriola aureovittata isolate HTS-2021-v1 ecotype China chromosome 11, ASM2101889v1, whole genome shotgun sequence:
- the LOC130177157 gene encoding CASP8 and FADD-like apoptosis regulator — MAPTDQQELQAINQIAEALSSSERRRLLYLCECPQTENSIVCVKEMLKFKVMGHDRGRAFLAELLLQLRRFDILRKVIGVSKHEVERNVQYQQNLPRFRVLMAHVSEDMACEDLDTVKFLLGRTLPREKMENAKSFLDVIIELEKMDLVSPERVDYVEECLINAGRIDLAKKVATYKMSVATPEQHLSQQQRCRAPCPPPPTPSSSHSFPQTRRGQSLHTVTENRPVPVHVQQSCQSQLNWYKFNSNPRGVCVIIDCVGNDGGMLEQTFKALHFNVVIYKWLSVDDTLSALRGIFKQRENLKGDGFVCCIISRGTANHLLGTDTYSARLHLDSVRGLFTADTCPMMAGKPKLFFIQRYSVPEFQPCARMQHRDEDLETDGCDGLSRYDYIPTDADVFWSHCWTDERQLEQGHHRSVYLKVLTDALLKGQKRKTKLVDIHTEVNGAIFEHNRRNPGANYHIDLKHTLRKDLCLQ; from the exons ATGGCTCCTACAGACCAACAGGAGCTTCAGGCGATCAATCAGATAGCAGAGGCTCTAAGCAGCAGTGAACGCAGGAGACTCCTCTACCTGTGTGAATGTCCGCAAACGGAAAACAGTATAGTTTGTGTGAAAGAGATGCTGAAATTCAAAGTGATGGGCCATGACAGAGGTCGCGCATTTCTGGCAGAGCTCTTGTTACAGCTGAGACGTTTTGATATCCTGAGGAAGGTGATTGGAGTCAGCAAACATGAGGTGGAGCGGAATGTTCAATACCAGCAGAATCTGCCAAGATTCAG AGTATTGATGGCTCATGTAAGTGAGGATATGGCCTGTGAAGATCTGGACACTGTGAAATTCTTGTTAGGTAGAACATTACCACGCGAAAAGATGGAAAATGCAAAg AGTTTCCTGGATGTGATCATTGAACTTGAGAAGATGGATTTAGTTTCACCCGAAAGAGTGGACTATGTAGAGGAATGTTTAATAAACGCTGGCAGGATTGACCTTGCCAAAAAAGTGGCTACTTACAAGATGTCAG TTGCAACTCCTGAACAGCATTTGTCCCAACAGCAAAGGTGCAGAGCTCCT TGTCCACCCCCTCCTACTCCTAGTAGTTCCCATTCTTTTCCGCAAACAAGACGAGGACAGTCCCTCCATACGG tgacagaaaacagaccaGTGCCTGTACATGTACAGCAGAGCTGTCAG AGTCAGCTTAACTGGTACAAATTTAACAGCAATCCCAGAGGAGTTTGTGTTATCATAGACTGCGTGGGTAATGATGGAG GCATGTTGGAACAAACATTTAAGGCTCTTCACTTCAATGTGGTCATCTACAAGTGGCTGAGTGTGGATGACACTCTTTCAGCTCTCAGAGGGAtattcaaacagagagagaaccTGAAAGGTGATGGCTTTGTCTGTTGCATCATTAGCCGTGGTACGGCAAACCATCTCCTGGGTACAGACACGTACAGCGCACGTCTACATCTGGACAGTGTCAGAGGCCTTTTCACTGCTGATACATGTCCCATGATGGCTGGCAAGCCCAAACTGTTCTTCATCCAGAGGTACAGTGTTCCTGAGTTCCAGCCCTGTGCCAGGATGCAGCATCGGGATGAGGATCTGGAGACAGATGGGTGTGATGGGCTGTCCAGATATGATTACATCCCTACAGATGCAGACGTGTTCTGGAGTCACTGCTGGACGGATGAACGTCAGCTGGAGCAAGGACATCACCGCTCTGTTTACCTGAAGGTTCTGACAGATGCCTTACTCAAAGGCCAAAAGAG GAAAACTAAGCTTGTTGATATTCATACCGAGGTGAATGGGGCTATCTTTGAACATAACAGGAGGAATCCTGGAGCAAACTACCACATTGATCTGAAACACACTCTAAGGAAAGATCTTTGCTTACAGTAG